One genomic segment of Trichococcus shcherbakoviae includes these proteins:
- a CDS encoding acyltransferase family protein: protein MKKMQRMTYLDCAKGVAIILVVLGHIDMGNNPLNNWIYSFHMPLFFVLSGMLMAYKNNCLSTGLWVNVKKRSVQLLYPYFTFSLITLIWLVVDQLKHGHADANFIIQVIIDTLSLDGYGAIWFLPALLMAEIFFLMIFRGHKRSILLVGCLVLLTSVSGMYLQVAIPLERDLLTTYLERFYNMFNRSLIGTVFIWFGYSLFGKLEKAATGANKPRLIILGIVMFVANFFLAQSNPSVDLHYSVLNNPVLYYVCALLGTVSTLLFFKFIIPNNRVLEYFGRNSMIIMGTQSIVPLTEISKNILGMTGMSFERYSYDVMICILSMIMNVVMIELINRFFPYILRRVPFREFTVNTG, encoded by the coding sequence ATGAAGAAAATGCAAAGAATGACTTATTTAGACTGCGCTAAAGGTGTCGCTATCATATTGGTTGTTTTGGGACACATTGATATGGGGAATAATCCTCTAAACAACTGGATTTATTCATTTCATATGCCGCTATTTTTTGTGTTATCCGGAATGTTGATGGCTTATAAAAATAATTGTTTAAGCACCGGCTTATGGGTGAATGTTAAGAAGCGGTCAGTACAGTTGTTGTATCCATACTTCACATTTAGCTTGATAACATTGATATGGTTAGTGGTTGATCAACTGAAGCACGGACATGCAGATGCTAATTTTATCATACAAGTTATCATAGATACATTAAGTCTGGATGGTTATGGTGCAATATGGTTTTTACCAGCGTTGCTGATGGCGGAAATCTTTTTTCTGATGATATTCAGAGGACATAAGAGGAGCATCCTCTTAGTTGGTTGTTTAGTGTTGCTGACTTCTGTGAGTGGAATGTATTTGCAGGTTGCTATTCCGCTTGAAAGAGACTTGCTGACCACGTATTTAGAACGATTCTACAATATGTTTAATCGGTCTTTGATTGGAACTGTTTTTATCTGGTTCGGGTACAGCCTCTTTGGAAAATTAGAGAAGGCAGCTACTGGTGCCAACAAACCGAGACTGATCATTTTGGGGATTGTGATGTTTGTCGCCAATTTCTTTTTAGCACAAAGCAACCCCTCGGTAGATTTACATTATTCTGTCCTGAATAATCCAGTACTCTACTATGTGTGCGCATTACTGGGCACTGTTTCCACGCTGCTGTTCTTTAAATTTATCATTCCGAATAATAGGGTTTTAGAGTATTTTGGCAGAAATTCAATGATAATTATGGGAACTCAGTCGATTGTTCCGCTAACAGAAATTTCAAAGAATATTCTAGGTATGACGGGGATGTCTTTTGAGCGATATTCCTATGATGTCATGATTTGTATTTTAAGCATGATCATGAATGTTGTGATGATCGAATTGATCAACAGATTCTTTCCTTATATTTTGAGGAGAGTGCCGTTTAGGGAATTTACTGTAAATACTGGATAA
- the proS gene encoding proline--tRNA ligase codes for MSTLQKEDFSAWYIQTIKQADLMDYSPVRGCMIFKPDGYEIWEHIQEEFNARFKEEGIRNAYFPMLIPESFFTKEKDHIEGFSPELPWVTEAAGEKLEERLALRPTSETMIGTAFGDWINSYRDLPMEINQWANVFRWEKKTLPFLRTSEFLWQEGHTAHADEEDARRRTMRMLQVYKEVIEGLLAVPVYEGQKTPSERFAGAVDTYSVEAMMKDGKAVQAGTSHYMGTKFAEAFDIKYLNSDNEHVYAHTTSWGVSTRLIGALIMVHGDDQGLVLPPKVAAKQVVLMPVGPWKKKPEIVERLEVLQKDLKAAGIRVLLDDSDNSPGFKFNEWELKGVPIRIEFGPRDMENNQVMVKMRDLSDKVAVSLDEIMDFVPKALDDMQVRLLETARENRKANEYTNIDTLDELKAHIESKRAAGEVPGFVLAGWDGELETEAKIKEETGFTTRNMPFNPPVEKTTCIVSGKPAKHTVWLARAY; via the coding sequence ATGAGTACTTTACAAAAAGAAGATTTTTCGGCATGGTATATCCAAACCATCAAACAAGCTGATCTGATGGATTATTCACCTGTACGCGGCTGCATGATCTTCAAACCGGACGGCTATGAAATTTGGGAACATATCCAGGAAGAATTCAACGCACGTTTCAAAGAGGAAGGCATCCGTAACGCTTACTTCCCGATGCTGATTCCGGAATCATTCTTCACAAAAGAAAAAGACCATATCGAAGGCTTCAGCCCGGAATTGCCATGGGTAACGGAAGCTGCAGGCGAAAAATTGGAAGAACGCTTGGCCTTGCGTCCGACATCGGAAACGATGATCGGTACGGCTTTCGGTGACTGGATCAATTCTTACCGCGATCTGCCGATGGAAATCAACCAATGGGCGAACGTGTTCCGTTGGGAAAAGAAAACCTTGCCGTTCTTGCGCACTTCCGAGTTCCTTTGGCAAGAAGGACATACTGCCCATGCCGATGAAGAAGATGCGCGCCGTCGCACCATGCGCATGCTGCAAGTCTACAAAGAAGTCATCGAAGGCTTGTTGGCAGTGCCTGTCTACGAAGGGCAAAAAACGCCTTCAGAACGTTTCGCAGGTGCGGTGGATACCTACTCCGTAGAAGCGATGATGAAAGACGGAAAAGCGGTTCAGGCCGGGACTTCCCACTATATGGGCACGAAATTCGCGGAAGCATTCGACATCAAATACTTGAACAGCGATAACGAGCACGTTTATGCGCATACTACTTCTTGGGGCGTCTCCACACGTTTGATCGGTGCGCTGATCATGGTTCATGGCGATGACCAAGGATTGGTTTTGCCTCCTAAGGTCGCAGCAAAGCAAGTTGTCTTGATGCCGGTTGGCCCATGGAAGAAGAAACCTGAAATCGTGGAACGTCTGGAAGTATTGCAAAAGGATCTGAAGGCTGCCGGTATCCGCGTTCTCTTGGACGACAGCGATAACTCGCCTGGCTTCAAATTCAACGAGTGGGAACTGAAGGGCGTACCGATTCGCATCGAATTCGGGCCACGCGATATGGAAAACAACCAAGTCATGGTGAAAATGCGTGATCTTTCCGACAAAGTGGCGGTATCCTTGGATGAGATCATGGACTTCGTTCCGAAAGCATTGGATGACATGCAAGTCCGTCTCTTGGAAACAGCCCGCGAAAACCGCAAAGCCAATGAATACACGAACATCGATACATTGGATGAACTGAAAGCCCACATCGAATCTAAGCGAGCAGCTGGCGAAGTGCCTGGTTTCGTATTGGCAGGATGGGACGGCGAGCTTGAAACGGAAGCAAAAATCAAGGAAGAAACTGGCTTCACGACCCGCAACATGCCTTTCAACCCACCAGTCGAAAAAACAACCTGTATCGTATCAGGCAAGCCAGCTAAACACACAGTCTGGTTAGCAAGAGCATACTAA
- a CDS encoding DUF896 domain-containing protein, with protein MEKLLNRINELARKAKTADGLTETEKIEQQQLRQTYIKSFRSSFDEILLNSKVYDPEGNDITPKKLVEAQKDKRRTDVKNILGGEKIVHLHPEDADKK; from the coding sequence ATGGAAAAACTATTGAACAGAATCAATGAATTGGCCCGTAAAGCCAAAACGGCGGATGGTCTGACCGAAACCGAAAAAATCGAGCAGCAGCAACTGCGTCAAACTTACATCAAATCGTTCCGCAGTTCTTTTGATGAAATCCTTTTGAATTCAAAAGTTTATGATCCCGAGGGTAATGACATTACGCCCAAGAAACTGGTCGAAGCTCAAAAAGACAAACGCCGGACTGATGTGAAAAACATTTTGGGCGGGGAAAAAATCGTGCACCTGCACCCAGAGGATGCCGATAAAAAATAG
- the fumC gene encoding class II fumarate hydratase, producing the protein MEYRIEHDSLGEVKVAADKLWGAQTQRSLENFKIGIEKIPMEVIYALVEIKRAAAASNHEVGLLDETVAKGILLAADEVLEGKWDDQFPLSVWQTGSGTQSNMNVNEVLANRGNQLVDGGIHPNDHVNKGQSSNDTFPAAMHIAGVLYIKNKLYPAIEQLIGTLTRLEQENAAIVKLGRTHLQDATPLTLGQEISAWRVMLEETMSMIEDSLKYMRQVALGGTAVGTGLNADPVFIQKTIEKVAERTGEAFVGAENKFHALTSKDAFVHTHGAVKALAANFYKIANDVRWLASGPRSGIGEISIPMNEPGSSIMPGKVNPTQSEAVTMACIQVMGNDSAIGFAASQGSFQLNTYMPLIVNNFMQSVRLLADALISFDENCASGIKAEQDKINYNLTNSLMLVTALNPYIGYEKAAKIAQKAFVDGTSLKEAAVAMGHVTAEEFDKYVDPMKMV; encoded by the coding sequence ATGGAATATCGGATTGAACATGACTCATTAGGGGAAGTAAAAGTAGCAGCGGATAAATTATGGGGTGCACAGACGCAACGCAGTCTGGAAAACTTCAAAATCGGCATCGAAAAGATTCCGATGGAAGTCATCTACGCATTGGTCGAAATCAAGCGGGCTGCCGCGGCATCAAACCATGAAGTCGGTTTGTTGGACGAGACTGTGGCAAAGGGCATCCTTTTGGCGGCTGATGAAGTGCTTGAAGGTAAGTGGGACGATCAATTTCCTTTGTCCGTATGGCAGACCGGAAGCGGCACGCAATCCAATATGAACGTCAACGAAGTGCTGGCGAACCGGGGCAACCAGCTTGTCGACGGCGGCATCCATCCCAACGACCACGTGAACAAGGGCCAGAGCTCCAATGATACATTCCCGGCTGCCATGCACATTGCCGGCGTACTCTACATAAAAAACAAGCTGTATCCGGCGATTGAACAATTGATCGGCACCCTGACCCGCTTGGAGCAAGAGAATGCGGCGATCGTCAAATTGGGCCGTACCCATCTGCAGGATGCTACGCCATTGACATTAGGCCAGGAAATCAGCGCATGGCGCGTCATGCTTGAAGAAACCATGTCCATGATCGAGGACTCCTTGAAATACATGCGCCAAGTAGCCTTAGGCGGCACAGCGGTCGGAACGGGACTGAACGCCGATCCGGTCTTCATCCAAAAAACAATCGAAAAAGTTGCGGAACGCACGGGCGAAGCATTCGTCGGAGCTGAGAATAAATTCCATGCGCTGACCAGCAAGGATGCTTTTGTGCATACGCACGGGGCAGTCAAAGCTTTGGCGGCCAATTTCTACAAAATCGCCAATGATGTCCGTTGGCTGGCGAGCGGCCCGAGAAGCGGCATCGGCGAAATCAGCATCCCGATGAATGAGCCGGGAAGTTCGATCATGCCTGGAAAAGTCAATCCGACCCAATCCGAAGCCGTAACGATGGCCTGCATCCAAGTGATGGGCAACGACAGCGCCATCGGCTTTGCGGCTTCGCAAGGTTCTTTCCAGCTGAACACCTATATGCCACTGATCGTGAACAACTTCATGCAGTCTGTCCGCCTGCTTGCGGATGCACTGATCAGCTTTGATGAAAACTGTGCGAGCGGAATCAAGGCGGAACAGGACAAAATCAACTATAACCTGACCAATTCCTTGATGCTGGTGACTGCCTTGAACCCGTACATCGGCTATGAGAAAGCAGCCAAGATCGCTCAGAAGGCTTTTGTGGACGGCACTTCCTTGAAAGAGGCGGCTGTCGCGATGGGGCATGTCACTGCTGAAGAGTTTGATAAGTACGTGGATCCGATGAAGATGGTTTAA
- a CDS encoding GNAT family N-acetyltransferase, with amino-acid sequence MDITLELMKHSTLEGERILLRPVGLADAPDMFEYASDEETTRFVFETHRDRAMTEEAIANYFMAAPAGKYAIVVKDTKKMIGTIDIRPNPTDRIAEIGYTLNKGYCGNGYMTEAGKLITALAFEVLELEKVFAMHDILNPASGEVMKRLGMQSEGILRRHKVFKGRSCDMAYYGILKEEYFQQAREV; translated from the coding sequence ATGGATATAACCTTAGAATTGATGAAGCACAGCACCCTGGAAGGTGAACGGATTTTGCTGCGTCCAGTCGGGTTGGCGGATGCTCCGGATATGTTCGAATATGCTTCCGATGAGGAAACGACCCGGTTTGTCTTCGAAACGCATCGTGATCGGGCGATGACGGAAGAGGCCATCGCGAATTACTTTATGGCGGCGCCGGCTGGAAAGTATGCGATTGTAGTGAAGGACACCAAAAAGATGATCGGGACAATCGATATCCGTCCGAACCCGACTGACCGCATTGCGGAAATAGGCTACACCTTGAACAAGGGGTACTGCGGGAACGGCTATATGACGGAAGCGGGAAAGCTCATCACAGCGCTGGCTTTTGAAGTTTTGGAACTGGAAAAAGTCTTTGCGATGCATGATATCCTGAACCCGGCTTCGGGCGAAGTGATGAAGCGGCTAGGGATGCAATCGGAAGGGATATTGCGCAGACACAAAGTCTTCAAAGGGCGCAGCTGCGACATGGCTTATTATGGAATTTTGAAGGAAGAATATTTCCAACAAGCGAGGGAAGTCTGA